A single Deinococcus depolymerans DNA region contains:
- a CDS encoding ABC transporter permease yields MWPALLLLCLIPGVLPALIDPLGLGEVGTPERPLWQLTLTHLGLVLLSSVVVLTLGLPLAVAVTRPGRDALRQLSETLVGLGQTVPTFAVLALAVPVLGFGWAPTLLGLIAYGLVPVVSNAVVGLQAVSPGALDAARGMGMSAGQRLWRVELPLARPVILAGVRTSAVYNVGTATVGAALGAGGLGEPIINGLSQQNTALVLSGAVLAALLALSLDALMALPGNRDAA; encoded by the coding sequence ATGTGGCCCGCGCTGCTGCTGCTGTGCCTGATTCCCGGCGTGCTGCCCGCCCTGATCGACCCGCTCGGTCTGGGCGAGGTCGGCACACCCGAACGCCCGCTGTGGCAGCTGACCCTGACTCACCTGGGGCTGGTGCTGCTGTCCAGCGTGGTCGTGCTGACACTGGGGTTGCCGCTGGCCGTGGCCGTCACCCGCCCCGGCCGGGACGCGCTGCGGCAGCTCTCGGAAACGCTGGTGGGCCTGGGGCAGACCGTCCCGACGTTCGCGGTGCTGGCACTGGCCGTGCCGGTCCTGGGCTTCGGCTGGGCACCCACGCTGCTGGGCCTGATCGCCTACGGACTGGTGCCGGTCGTCAGCAACGCCGTGGTGGGCCTGCAGGCGGTGTCGCCGGGGGCGCTGGACGCCGCGCGCGGCATGGGCATGAGCGCGGGGCAGCGGCTGTGGCGCGTCGAGTTGCCGCTGGCCCGCCCGGTCATCCTGGCGGGCGTCCGGACCAGCGCGGTGTACAACGTCGGGACGGCCACGGTCGGCGCGGCCCTCGGGGCGGGCGGGCTGGGCGAACCGATCATCAACGGCCTGTCGCAGCAGAACACGGCGCTGGTGCTGAGCGGGGCGGTGCTGGCAGCGCTGCTGGCCCTCAGCCTGGACGCCCTGATGGCCCTCCCCGGGAACCGTGACGCGGCCTGA
- a CDS encoding ABC transporter ATP-binding protein: MIELHHLEKRFGDSFAVQDLNLTFPDGELTALLGPSGCGKTTTLRMINRLIEPSGGQVRLNGQDTRALKPEALRRGIGYVIQQVGLFPHLNVAQNVATVPDLLGRDRRATAARVDELLDLVGLDPDTFRHKRPGELSGGQAQRVGVARALAADPPVLLMDEPFGALDPLARDRLQDAFRDIQRRLRKTVVMVTHDIDEALRLGDRVALMNAGRLEQFGTPDDLIHRPVSDFVRQFLGEDAALRQLAGQPVGRFMAALDGASPLPAVAVEDTLNARSALAVLLREGTDRLTVTRGGQPVGTVGWADLRASGPERP; the protein is encoded by the coding sequence ATGATCGAACTGCATCACCTTGAAAAACGTTTCGGCGATTCGTTCGCCGTGCAGGACCTGAACCTCACCTTCCCGGACGGGGAACTCACGGCGCTGCTGGGGCCGTCCGGCTGCGGCAAGACGACCACGCTGCGCATGATCAACCGCCTGATCGAACCCAGCGGCGGGCAGGTGCGGCTGAACGGCCAGGACACCCGCGCCCTGAAACCCGAGGCGCTGCGCCGGGGCATCGGGTACGTGATTCAGCAGGTGGGGCTGTTCCCGCACCTGAACGTCGCGCAGAACGTGGCAACCGTCCCGGACCTGCTGGGCCGCGACCGGCGGGCCACCGCCGCGCGCGTGGACGAACTGCTGGACCTCGTGGGCCTGGACCCGGACACCTTCCGGCACAAACGGCCGGGCGAACTGTCGGGCGGGCAGGCGCAGCGGGTGGGCGTGGCGCGTGCGCTGGCGGCCGATCCGCCGGTGCTGCTGATGGACGAGCCGTTCGGGGCGCTGGACCCGCTGGCCCGCGACCGCCTTCAGGACGCCTTCCGCGATATCCAGCGGCGGCTGCGCAAGACGGTCGTGATGGTCACGCACGACATCGACGAGGCGCTGCGGCTCGGGGACCGCGTGGCCCTGATGAACGCCGGGCGACTGGAGCAGTTCGGCACGCCCGACGACCTGATTCACCGGCCCGTCAGTGACTTCGTGCGGCAGTTTCTGGGAGAGGACGCCGCGCTGCGGCAGCTGGCCGGGCAGCCGGTGGGCCGGTTCATGGCGGCGCTGGACGGGGCCTCTCCCCTGCCGGCCGTGGCGGTGGAGGACACCCTAAACGCCCGCAGCGCCCTGGCCGTGCTGCTGCGCGAGGGCACGGACCGGTTGACCGTCACGCGCGGCGGACAGCCGGTCGGGACGGTCGGCTGGGCCGACCTGCGGGCGTCCGGGCCGGAGCGTCCTTGA
- a CDS encoding ABC transporter permease, whose amino-acid sequence MSGAGRGGVGDAGQPAPSAASRPGGARGDVQAVLVLAALPVLAGAWLPWVLLRPNRLAPGEYLRLPLAWTAALLVLALLPLAAARWRPALTWVPATLALLLAVWLLGTRTGAALVGQAEFARASAASGAWLTLLGAGVAVYGARLCGGPRAAGWAWLPGLAALLLTGTLADWSVLVEGRSEGPRWVQELAQHLRLVGTALGLALLIGAPLAVWASGRERVAGAVLGAANAIQTIPSLALLGLLIAPLSALANAFPALREAGVSGIGVAPALSAMTLYALLPVLRNGVVALRGVPAGAVDAARGMGMTASQRFWRVQLPLALPVWLSGVRQAAVLLVGVAAVAALIGAGGLGTYIFKGLQSAATDLILLGAVPAALLAVAVDAALRGLESLLARRLGRAA is encoded by the coding sequence ATGAGCGGTGCCGGACGTGGGGGGGTGGGTGACGCAGGGCAGCCCGCCCCCTCTGCTGCCAGCCGCCCAGGTGGCGCGCGGGGTGACGTGCAGGCGGTGCTGGTGCTGGCGGCCCTGCCGGTCCTTGCGGGCGCGTGGTTGCCGTGGGTGCTGCTGCGGCCCAACCGTCTGGCGCCGGGCGAGTACCTGCGGCTGCCCCTGGCCTGGACGGCTGCGCTGCTGGTGCTGGCGCTGCTTCCACTGGCGGCGGCCCGCTGGCGGCCGGCGCTGACCTGGGTGCCGGCCACGCTGGCGCTGCTGCTGGCCGTGTGGTTGCTGGGTACGCGCACGGGCGCGGCGCTGGTCGGTCAGGCGGAGTTCGCGCGGGCAAGTGCCGCCAGCGGCGCGTGGCTGACCCTGCTGGGGGCGGGCGTAGCGGTGTACGGCGCGCGGCTGTGCGGCGGTCCACGCGCGGCCGGATGGGCGTGGTTGCCGGGGCTGGCGGCGCTGCTGCTGACCGGCACCCTGGCGGACTGGTCCGTGCTGGTCGAGGGCCGCAGCGAGGGGCCGCGCTGGGTGCAGGAACTCGCGCAGCACCTGCGGCTGGTGGGCACGGCGCTGGGACTGGCGCTCCTGATCGGGGCACCGCTGGCCGTGTGGGCGTCCGGGCGCGAACGGGTGGCGGGGGCGGTACTGGGCGCCGCGAACGCCATTCAGACCATTCCCAGTCTGGCGCTGCTGGGCCTGCTGATCGCGCCGCTCTCGGCGCTGGCGAACGCCTTCCCGGCCCTGCGTGAGGCGGGGGTCAGCGGCATCGGGGTCGCCCCGGCCCTGAGTGCCATGACGCTGTACGCGCTGCTGCCAGTGCTGCGCAACGGTGTGGTGGCGCTGCGGGGCGTGCCGGCCGGCGCGGTGGACGCGGCGCGCGGCATGGGCATGACCGCCTCGCAACGCTTCTGGCGGGTGCAGCTGCCGCTGGCACTGCCGGTGTGGCTCAGCGGGGTGCGGCAGGCGGCGGTACTGCTGGTGGGCGTGGCGGCCGTCGCGGCGCTGATCGGGGCGGGCGGGCTGGGCACGTACATCTTCAAGGGCCTCCAGAGTGCCGCGACCGACCTGATCCTGCTGGGGGCCGTGCCGGCGGCGCTGCTGGCCGTGGCGGTCGACGCGGCGCTGCGCGGCCTGGAGAGCCTGCTCGCACGGCGCCTGGGGAGGGCCGCATGA
- a CDS encoding glycine betaine ABC transporter substrate-binding protein — MTRTLLLPALLLGAALSGAAAAKSIVVGSKLDPEAQILGQMIVLTLKNAGLDVTDRTNLGDTGVNRKALLAGEIDVYPEYTGNAVYLFPKAKITAKQAGNTGTIYGLARQLDSRNGVTWLKPAAVNNTWVIAVPEALAKSARLNTVADLARYVNGGGKLKLAGSPEFFNRPDTMPAFEEAYGFKLKADQKLILAGATPPQTQQAAANGTNGVNAAMAYGTDGTLAALKMVALKDPKGAQAVYQPSPIIRTATLKANPQIEALLNRTFATLSQSTMQGLNAKVALEGRTAQAVAQEYLKAKGLIK, encoded by the coding sequence ATGACCCGCACCCTACTTCTGCCGGCCCTCCTTCTCGGCGCCGCCCTGTCCGGCGCTGCCGCCGCGAAATCCATCGTGGTGGGCAGCAAACTGGACCCCGAAGCGCAGATCCTGGGGCAGATGATCGTCCTGACGCTCAAGAACGCGGGGCTGGACGTGACCGACCGCACGAACCTCGGCGATACCGGCGTGAACCGCAAGGCGCTGCTGGCGGGCGAGATCGACGTGTACCCCGAGTACACCGGGAACGCGGTGTACCTGTTCCCGAAGGCGAAGATCACGGCCAAGCAGGCGGGCAACACCGGCACCATCTACGGGCTGGCGCGGCAGCTGGACAGCCGGAACGGCGTGACGTGGCTCAAGCCGGCCGCCGTGAACAACACCTGGGTGATCGCGGTGCCCGAGGCTCTGGCGAAAAGCGCGCGGCTGAACACGGTCGCGGACCTCGCCCGCTACGTGAACGGCGGCGGGAAACTGAAACTGGCAGGCAGCCCGGAGTTCTTCAACCGCCCCGACACCATGCCGGCCTTCGAGGAAGCGTACGGCTTCAAGCTGAAGGCCGATCAGAAGCTGATCCTGGCGGGCGCCACGCCGCCCCAGACGCAGCAGGCCGCCGCGAACGGCACGAACGGCGTGAACGCCGCGATGGCCTACGGCACGGACGGCACGCTGGCGGCGCTGAAGATGGTGGCCCTGAAGGACCCCAAGGGTGCGCAGGCGGTGTACCAGCCCTCCCCGATCATCCGCACGGCGACCCTGAAGGCCAACCCGCAGATCGAGGCGCTGCTGAACAGGACCTTCGCCACGCTGTCGCAGTCGACGATGCAGGGACTGAACGCCAAGGTGGCGCTGGAGGGCCGCACGGCGCAGGCCGTGGCGCAGGAGTACCTGAAGGCCAAGGGCCTGATCAAGTAA
- a CDS encoding Lrp/AsnC ligand binding domain-containing protein — MVTAIVMVQAERQRVQETAEALAGVPSVREVYSVTGEWDIVAILKLARYEDLDDVVTGHLRKVEGITRTQTMLAFRTYNEALLDQGFGVGLDESQGR; from the coding sequence ATGGTAACGGCAATCGTGATGGTGCAGGCAGAGCGGCAGCGGGTGCAGGAGACGGCCGAGGCGCTGGCGGGCGTGCCCAGCGTGCGTGAGGTGTACTCCGTGACGGGCGAGTGGGACATCGTGGCGATCCTGAAACTGGCCCGCTACGAGGACCTGGACGACGTGGTGACCGGGCACCTGCGCAAGGTCGAGGGCATCACGCGCACCCAGACGATGCTGGCGTTCCGCACGTACAACGAGGCGCTGCTGGATCAGGGCTTCGGGGTGGGCCTCGATGAAAGCCAGGGCCGCTGA
- a CDS encoding Lrp/AsnC family transcriptional regulator — MTAPAAAPKPAPTPREQLLNRIQRDIPITRRPYAVIAQDVGLSEAEALSILREVKAEGVLRQVSAIFDTRTLGYQSSLVAAVHDEDQLDAGAEIVNAHPGVSHNYKRNHDFNLWYTIAVPPESDLEAHVQKLHELSGARLTRLMPTLHLFKIGVEFDMTGKEDWNAKAKPQYTSEQRNIGYQVTDLDRAFVTEFQKDLPVTEEPYADACAALGLSIEEVAAHAEKMKAAGALRRVSAVFRHQKAGFTFNAMGVWAVPQENVAEVGRQMAEFKAVSHCYLRPTYPEWPYTIFTMVHGRSKEEAFGKISAIEQEVAQGVDHAILYSTKEYKKVRLEFYKPEFYDWAKKHLGTEA, encoded by the coding sequence ATGACCGCACCCGCCGCCGCGCCCAAGCCTGCCCCCACGCCACGCGAGCAGCTCCTGAACCGCATCCAGCGCGATATCCCCATCACCCGGCGCCCCTACGCCGTCATCGCCCAGGACGTCGGCCTGAGCGAGGCCGAGGCCCTGAGCATCCTGCGCGAGGTGAAGGCCGAGGGCGTGCTGCGGCAGGTCAGCGCCATCTTCGACACCCGCACCCTGGGCTACCAGAGCAGCCTCGTGGCCGCCGTGCACGACGAGGACCAGCTCGATGCCGGCGCCGAGATCGTGAACGCGCACCCCGGCGTCAGCCACAACTACAAACGCAACCACGACTTCAACCTCTGGTACACCATCGCCGTGCCGCCCGAGAGTGACCTCGAGGCGCACGTGCAGAAACTCCACGAACTCAGCGGCGCGCGCCTGACCCGCCTGATGCCCACCCTGCACCTGTTCAAGATCGGCGTGGAATTCGACATGACCGGCAAGGAAGACTGGAACGCCAAGGCCAAACCCCAGTACACCAGCGAGCAGCGCAACATCGGCTACCAGGTGACGGACCTCGACCGGGCGTTCGTCACGGAATTCCAGAAGGACCTGCCCGTCACCGAGGAACCCTACGCCGACGCCTGCGCCGCGCTGGGCCTGAGCATCGAGGAGGTCGCCGCGCACGCCGAGAAGATGAAGGCCGCCGGCGCGCTGCGCCGCGTGTCCGCCGTGTTCCGCCACCAGAAGGCCGGCTTCACCTTCAACGCCATGGGCGTCTGGGCCGTCCCGCAGGAGAATGTGGCCGAGGTGGGCCGCCAGATGGCCGAGTTCAAGGCCGTCTCGCACTGCTACCTGCGCCCCACCTACCCCGAATGGCCCTACACCATCTTCACGATGGTCCACGGCCGCAGCAAGGAAGAAGCCTTCGGGAAGATCAGTGCCATCGAGCAGGAAGTCGCGCAGGGCGTCGACCACGCCATCCTGTACTCCACCAAGGAATACAAGAAGGTGCGCCTGGAATTCTACAAACCGGAATTCTACGACTGGGCGAAAAAACACCTCGGTACCGAGGCGTAA
- a CDS encoding E3 binding domain-containing protein yields MDRIAPLAKILAEANGIDWQNLKGTGNGGMIVEQDILNYLSRVMSGEEDPPSTPVDPTPADWTGDEIPSADMLNRAGMNADMLSRAGVDTDITAFVEQARTATSPQVPATPAGSSLEDEDLEFELEDEDSAAPVEPVHVAAPVTMDAPGVTPAFGTPAENAPRFEAPQAAAAPTEPPAEAPQPAATAGSWNWGTPAHTPEPAPAPLAESAPLPDVSPAAPEPTLPAFTPAAGTAGETPAPAPTPAPAPVAEAAAATGLAAGLGSLLSRLYQKPAPEAAPVTPEPAAPVAAESTMPEPALTEPVAAEPAPEPAPAPDAAPDAAPAWTDGRQAQDHAWTEPAASTGLSTEPGSLSADTGEPVPVTAEAADAVEAPQTEPAFVEAPQADLPAPAEPMAEPVAEPDHADHAEPAVVPAYEEPAGEPVPAEVEETATTPDTTPDEAAAATAEPEVAAATEVAAGSEIAAEPQVTEPGVEETPAVAAPEPEVTAEEPVAQAEPVGTVSEATEPDVTEPDAEPTVLVAPVTAVAHAPAAAPANAVWFGAYLRRDADVAALRDLQRQVSAALEQDLPLGLLVARAAQRHADTLGLGSVAVQGDSDARTVGTGSLRDALAQLGTAHDGTPDLLVVDAGAHGLDDLHFPHTLTLSVGRVQDGRAALTLNGDVNPAHAAHFLAQVAGTLEQPILLVL; encoded by the coding sequence ATGGATCGGATTGCTCCGCTCGCCAAAATTCTGGCGGAAGCGAACGGGATTGACTGGCAGAACCTCAAGGGGACCGGGAACGGCGGCATGATCGTCGAACAGGACATCCTGAATTACCTGTCCCGCGTCATGAGTGGCGAGGAAGACCCGCCCAGCACCCCGGTGGACCCCACCCCTGCCGACTGGACCGGCGACGAGATTCCCAGCGCCGACATGCTGAACAGGGCCGGCATGAACGCCGACATGCTCAGCCGCGCGGGTGTGGATACTGACATCACGGCCTTCGTCGAGCAGGCCCGCACGGCCACGTCCCCGCAGGTGCCCGCCACCCCGGCCGGCAGCAGCCTGGAGGACGAGGACCTGGAATTCGAACTGGAAGACGAGGACAGCGCCGCGCCAGTTGAACCCGTGCATGTCGCCGCGCCGGTGACGATGGACGCGCCCGGCGTCACGCCGGCGTTCGGGACGCCGGCCGAGAACGCCCCCCGCTTCGAGGCCCCGCAGGCCGCCGCGGCCCCCACCGAGCCGCCCGCCGAGGCGCCGCAACCCGCCGCGACCGCCGGCAGCTGGAACTGGGGCACGCCCGCCCACACGCCCGAACCGGCCCCGGCACCCCTGGCCGAGTCGGCACCCCTGCCGGACGTGAGCCCGGCCGCGCCGGAACCCACCCTGCCGGCCTTCACCCCGGCAGCGGGGACGGCCGGGGAGACGCCCGCTCCCGCGCCGACCCCCGCCCCGGCCCCTGTGGCCGAGGCCGCCGCGGCGACCGGGCTGGCCGCCGGGCTGGGCAGCCTGCTCTCCCGCCTGTACCAGAAGCCGGCGCCGGAGGCCGCGCCCGTCACGCCGGAACCCGCTGCACCTGTGGCGGCCGAGTCCACCATGCCCGAGCCTGCCCTGACCGAACCGGTCGCGGCCGAACCGGCGCCGGAACCCGCCCCCGCGCCCGACGCCGCGCCCGACGCCGCGCCCGCCTGGACGGACGGCCGTCAGGCGCAGGATCACGCCTGGACCGAGCCCGCCGCGTCGACCGGGCTGTCAACCGAGCCCGGGAGCCTCTCGGCGGACACCGGGGAGCCCGTTCCGGTGACGGCCGAGGCGGCGGACGCCGTGGAGGCCCCGCAGACCGAACCGGCGTTCGTGGAGGCCCCGCAGGCCGACCTGCCCGCCCCTGCCGAACCAATGGCCGAACCGGTGGCCGAACCGGACCACGCGGACCACGCGGAGCCCGCCGTCGTCCCGGCGTACGAGGAACCCGCTGGGGAGCCTGTGCCGGCCGAGGTCGAGGAGACCGCCACGACCCCGGACACGACCCCGGACGAGGCGGCCGCAGCCACGGCGGAACCCGAAGTGGCCGCAGCCACTGAAGTTGCCGCAGGGTCCGAAATCGCGGCGGAACCCCAGGTGACGGAACCCGGGGTCGAGGAGACGCCCGCCGTCGCCGCGCCCGAGCCCGAAGTCACCGCCGAGGAGCCGGTCGCCCAGGCAGAGCCTGTCGGCACCGTCAGCGAGGCCACCGAACCCGACGTCACCGAACCCGACGCCGAACCGACCGTGCTGGTCGCGCCGGTCACGGCCGTCGCCCACGCGCCCGCTGCCGCCCCGGCGAACGCCGTGTGGTTCGGAGCGTACCTGCGCCGCGACGCCGACGTGGCGGCGCTGCGTGACCTGCAACGTCAGGTGAGCGCCGCGCTGGAACAGGACCTTCCGCTGGGCCTGCTGGTGGCCCGCGCCGCACAGCGTCACGCGGATACCCTGGGCCTGGGCAGCGTGGCCGTGCAGGGCGACAGCGACGCCCGGACGGTCGGGACCGGCAGCCTGCGCGACGCGCTGGCGCAGCTGGGCACCGCGCATGACGGCACCCCGGACCTGCTGGTCGTGGACGCCGGCGCGCACGGCCTGGACGACCTGCACTTCCCGCACACCCTGACGCTCAGCGTGGGCCGCGTGCAGGACGGCCGCGCCGCCCTGACCCTGAACGGCGACGTGAACCCCGCCCACGCCGCGCACTTCCTGGCGCAGGTGGCCGGGACGCTGGAACAGCCCATCCTGCTGGTGCTGTAA
- a CDS encoding Glu/Leu/Phe/Val dehydrogenase family protein, which yields MLILEEMQSRGHEALTLLHHAPSGLRAALAIHSTVLGPAIAGVRLREQDEELAIRGALALSESLTLKAALAGLNYGGGACVLLMPESGVEDPHAREALFRALGRQVRPMESRVVLTEDIGVSPSDIAFVAQETRSTLGMHTDTSSVTGYGVYRGMKAAARHALGSESLRGVRVAIMGVGAVGRALAGHLHREGARLTVADDRPERAQALADELSGVTVVGCQELLDVPCDILAPCGYGHTIRSQDVPRLQCRLIAGGEHHPLTRRGEEAVKEAGIVYMPDFAINSAGLIAAATGLDAGQAAERVYQTVNRITAVAEQYGKAPHVVARRMAERRIDLIGSLGACAASSGPRSLGGRA from the coding sequence ATGCTGATACTTGAGGAGATGCAGTCGCGCGGGCACGAGGCCCTGACCTTGCTGCACCACGCCCCCAGCGGCCTGCGCGCCGCGCTGGCCATCCACTCGACCGTGCTGGGACCCGCCATCGCGGGCGTGCGCCTGCGTGAACAGGACGAGGAACTGGCCATCCGGGGCGCCCTGGCCCTGTCCGAGAGCCTGACCCTGAAGGCCGCGCTGGCCGGCCTGAACTACGGCGGCGGCGCCTGCGTGCTGCTGATGCCGGAAAGCGGCGTCGAGGACCCCCACGCCAGAGAAGCGCTGTTCCGCGCACTCGGCCGGCAGGTGCGGCCCATGGAGTCCCGCGTGGTGCTGACCGAGGACATCGGGGTCAGTCCGTCCGACATCGCCTTCGTGGCCCAGGAGACCCGGTCCACGCTCGGCATGCACACCGACACCAGTTCCGTCACCGGCTACGGCGTGTACCGGGGCATGAAGGCCGCGGCCCGCCACGCCCTGGGCTCCGAGAGCCTGCGCGGCGTGCGCGTGGCGATCATGGGTGTCGGCGCGGTCGGCCGCGCCCTGGCCGGGCACCTGCACCGCGAGGGCGCACGCCTGACCGTCGCGGACGACCGCCCGGAACGCGCGCAGGCCCTGGCGGATGAGCTGAGCGGCGTGACCGTCGTCGGCTGCCAGGAACTGCTCGACGTGCCCTGCGACATCCTCGCGCCCTGCGGGTACGGGCACACCATCCGCAGCCAGGACGTGCCCCGGCTGCAGTGCCGCCTGATCGCGGGCGGCGAGCACCACCCCCTGACCCGCCGGGGCGAGGAGGCCGTCAAGGAGGCCGGCATCGTGTACATGCCGGACTTCGCGATCAACTCTGCCGGGCTGATCGCCGCGGCCACCGGCCTGGACGCCGGGCAGGCCGCCGAGCGCGTCTACCAGACCGTCAACCGCATCACGGCCGTCGCCGAGCAGTACGGCAAGGCCCCGCACGTCGTGGCGCGCCGCATGGCCGAGCGCCGCATCGACCTGATCGGCAGCCTGGGCGCCTGCGCCGCCAGCAGCGGCCCCCGCAGCCTGGGAGGCCGCGCGTGA
- the udk gene encoding uridine kinase: MIGVAGGSGSGKTTVTRRVIETVGREGVAVLNQDNYYRNQDDIPFESRLKTNYDHPAAFDWALLREHVDALLSGVPIDMPEYDFTRHTRSSETTTVLPGPVVVLEGFFALYDEALRARMHLKVFVDADADVRFIRRLLRDTQERGRTPESVIEQYLEYVRPMHLSFVEPTKRYADVIIPHGGMNEPALDMLAARIRSTI, from the coding sequence ATGATCGGCGTGGCCGGCGGCTCCGGCAGCGGCAAGACCACCGTGACCCGCCGCGTGATCGAGACGGTCGGGCGCGAGGGCGTGGCCGTCCTGAACCAGGACAACTACTACCGCAACCAGGACGACATCCCCTTCGAGTCGCGCCTGAAGACCAACTACGACCACCCGGCCGCGTTCGACTGGGCGCTGCTGCGGGAACACGTGGACGCGCTGCTGTCCGGCGTGCCCATCGACATGCCCGAGTACGACTTCACGCGCCACACCCGCTCCAGCGAGACCACCACCGTCCTGCCCGGCCCGGTCGTGGTGCTCGAGGGGTTCTTCGCGCTGTACGACGAGGCGCTGCGGGCCCGCATGCACCTGAAGGTCTTCGTGGACGCCGACGCGGACGTCCGTTTCATCCGCCGGCTGCTGCGCGACACGCAGGAACGCGGCCGCACCCCCGAGAGCGTGATCGAACAGTACCTCGAGTACGTGCGCCCCATGCACCTGAGCTTCGTGGAACCCACCAAACGCTACGCGGACGTGATCATCCCGCACGGCGGCATGAACGAACCCGCGCTGGACATGCTCGCCGCCCGCATCCGCAGCACCATCTGA
- a CDS encoding DUF5693 family protein, whose amino-acid sequence MTDAAPTRDAPAQSGMTVPPPSRHPWTPALLGLILLSLIPALLLAAGRVNYERSEKTAALVMDYPAVVSQAHRFGQTPQALLDHYQKLGVNSVAVYEDVVGNLVQRGEVYQRSGADLKADFPDAPVNPQSIYLRSLTPGVAEALPARYTIPTRQVQAGGFTWTEWPTDPTFLPTGPNAALISELKARGFMIVYRPYADDALRDPGADWPDVPFIAFNGEEIIGARTPELLEKINERMGRRIPALIEATPQRGLDTLIATHGAARTFSVNPAWQTRLDPITLASKYNLAARERSMRLLYLRPYPTINETDALLTRTVTLLGKSGVKITEPVITPFTENVTLRVLSLIGPLAALLLLGLSFPLVRLGLLVAAASGALALGLNRFDPFAGGALIAAVTFPALGLVLRRARVTDWFIATGLSLCGVLFVSALGANRDSVLGLEPFRGVGLTLALPLLLVALSFLPRQDLRQTARDIYNAPIKLGDVVVMGLALAVFALVFLRRGNATGASVSDTEAKIRQDLQDSLVRPRFKEMAGHPLGLIGLSGALPGYFGAMLILGGVVGQASILNTFSHFHTPLLISATRCFLGLGVGLIAGLIGIWVVRTALRLWHTYGTRPVNA is encoded by the coding sequence GTGACCGACGCTGCCCCCACCCGCGACGCCCCCGCCCAGAGCGGCATGACCGTCCCGCCGCCGTCGCGGCACCCCTGGACGCCCGCCCTGCTGGGCCTGATCCTGCTGTCCCTGATCCCGGCGCTGCTGCTGGCCGCCGGGCGCGTGAACTACGAACGCAGCGAGAAGACCGCCGCCCTGGTCATGGACTACCCGGCGGTCGTGTCGCAGGCCCACCGGTTCGGGCAGACCCCGCAGGCCCTGCTCGACCACTACCAGAAACTGGGCGTGAACAGCGTCGCCGTGTACGAGGACGTCGTGGGCAACCTGGTGCAGCGCGGCGAGGTGTACCAGCGCAGCGGCGCGGACCTGAAAGCCGACTTCCCGGACGCACCCGTCAACCCGCAGAGCATCTACCTGCGGTCCCTGACGCCCGGCGTGGCCGAGGCGCTGCCCGCCCGGTACACCATCCCCACCCGGCAGGTGCAGGCCGGCGGGTTCACCTGGACCGAGTGGCCCACCGACCCCACCTTCCTGCCCACCGGCCCGAACGCCGCGCTGATCAGCGAACTGAAGGCCAGGGGGTTCATGATCGTGTACCGCCCCTACGCCGACGACGCCCTGCGCGACCCCGGCGCGGACTGGCCGGACGTGCCGTTCATCGCCTTCAACGGCGAGGAAATCATCGGGGCGCGCACGCCGGAGCTGCTGGAGAAGATCAACGAACGCATGGGCCGGCGCATTCCCGCGCTGATCGAGGCGACCCCGCAGCGCGGCCTGGACACCCTGATCGCCACGCACGGCGCGGCCCGCACCTTCAGCGTGAACCCCGCCTGGCAGACGCGCCTGGACCCGATCACGCTGGCCAGCAAGTACAACCTCGCGGCCCGCGAACGCTCCATGCGCCTGCTGTACCTGCGTCCCTACCCCACCATCAACGAGACCGACGCGCTGCTCACGCGGACCGTCACGCTGCTGGGCAAGTCCGGCGTGAAGATCACCGAGCCGGTCATCACGCCCTTCACCGAGAACGTCACGCTGCGCGTCCTGAGCCTGATCGGGCCGCTCGCGGCGCTGCTGCTGCTGGGCCTGAGTTTCCCGCTGGTCCGCCTGGGCCTGCTGGTCGCCGCCGCGAGCGGCGCGCTGGCGCTGGGCCTCAACCGCTTCGATCCCTTCGCGGGCGGCGCGCTGATCGCCGCCGTGACCTTCCCCGCACTGGGCCTGGTGCTGCGCCGCGCCCGCGTCACCGACTGGTTCATCGCGACCGGCCTGAGCCTGTGCGGCGTGCTGTTCGTCTCGGCGCTCGGCGCGAACCGCGACAGCGTGCTGGGCCTCGAACCGTTCCGGGGCGTGGGCCTGACCCTGGCGCTGCCACTGCTGCTGGTCGCCCTGAGCTTCCTGCCCCGCCAGGACCTGCGCCAGACCGCGCGGGACATCTACAACGCGCCCATCAAACTGGGTGACGTGGTCGTGATGGGCCTGGCGCTGGCCGTGTTCGCGCTGGTGTTCCTGCGGCGCGGCAACGCCACCGGTGCCAGCGTCAGCGACACCGAGGCGAAGATCCGTCAGGACCTGCAGGACAGCCTCGTGCGTCCGCGCTTCAAGGAGATGGCCGGGCACCCGCTGGGCCTCATCGGCCTGAGCGGCGCGCTGCCCGGCTACTTCGGCGCGATGCTGATCCTGGGCGGCGTGGTCGGCCAGGCCAGCATCCTGAACACCTTCTCGCACTTCCACACGCCGCTGCTGATCAGCGCCACCCGCTGCTTCCTGGGCCTGGGCGTCGGACTGATCGCCGGTCTGATCGGCATCTGGGTCGTCCGCACGGCGCTGCGCCTGTGGCACACGTACGGCACGCGACCGGTGAACGCATGA